The following are from one region of the Microbacterium paraoxydans genome:
- a CDS encoding DUF1304 domain-containing protein → MVIAGLVLAGIAALVHVYIFWLESFAWTSARARRTFGTGTAEEAARQKELAFNQGFYNLFLAIAVLLGIVLFATGATAVGATLVFTGTGSMVAASLVLLLSSPDKASAALKQGVIPALGVIALAIGLLV, encoded by the coding sequence ATGGTCATCGCCGGACTCGTGCTCGCAGGCATCGCCGCGCTCGTGCACGTCTACATCTTCTGGCTGGAGTCGTTCGCCTGGACCAGTGCGCGCGCTCGCCGCACGTTCGGCACCGGCACGGCAGAGGAGGCCGCGCGACAGAAGGAACTCGCCTTCAACCAGGGCTTCTACAACCTGTTCCTCGCGATCGCCGTCCTCCTCGGCATCGTCCTCTTCGCCACGGGAGCGACGGCCGTCGGCGCGACCCTGGTCTTCACCGGCACCGGATCGATGGTCGCCGCGAGCCTCGTGCTGCTGCTGTCGAGCCCCGACAAGGCGTCCGCCGCCCTGAAGCAGGGCGTGATCCCGGCGCTCGGCGTCATCGCGCTCGCCATCGGCCTCCTCGTCTGA
- a CDS encoding NADP-dependent oxidoreductase, with product MPHAISTQIQLARRPEGWPTHDDFRTVEVELSDPAPGEVRVANEFVSVDPYMRGRMNDVRSYVAPYALDEVIAGGAIGRVVASAADDLPVGTVVLHQHGWSDVVQADASTFRAVPEVPGMPLSLRLHILGMTGLTAYVGLTAIAGLAPGDTVFVSGAAGAVGTAVGQIAKLLGAGRVIGSAGSREKVALLTEKYGYDAAFNYKDGPVREQLAALAPEGVDVFFDNVGGDHLEAALDVMNDGGRIALCGAITSYNTTERVPGPDNMANIITRGLRLQGFTLANYLHLSPEFSEKMTRWFAEGRIAYDETIVDGIENTVDAFLDMMRGANTGKMLVRVTPSA from the coding sequence ATGCCCCACGCCATCAGCACCCAGATCCAGCTCGCCCGCCGCCCCGAGGGGTGGCCGACCCACGACGACTTCCGCACCGTCGAGGTCGAGCTGAGCGATCCGGCGCCGGGGGAGGTGCGCGTGGCGAACGAGTTCGTCTCCGTCGACCCCTATATGCGCGGGCGGATGAACGACGTCCGCAGCTACGTCGCTCCCTACGCCCTCGACGAGGTCATCGCGGGTGGCGCCATCGGCCGGGTCGTCGCCTCTGCGGCGGACGACCTCCCCGTCGGCACCGTCGTGCTGCATCAGCACGGCTGGAGCGATGTCGTGCAGGCGGACGCGTCGACCTTCCGGGCCGTGCCCGAGGTGCCCGGCATGCCGCTGTCGCTGCGCCTGCACATCCTCGGCATGACCGGCCTCACCGCGTACGTCGGGCTCACCGCGATCGCCGGACTCGCCCCGGGCGACACCGTCTTCGTCTCCGGCGCCGCCGGTGCCGTCGGCACGGCTGTCGGTCAGATCGCCAAGCTCCTCGGCGCGGGCCGCGTGATCGGCTCGGCGGGCTCGCGCGAGAAGGTCGCCCTGCTGACCGAGAAGTACGGCTACGACGCGGCGTTCAACTACAAGGACGGCCCGGTGCGCGAGCAGCTCGCCGCCCTCGCGCCCGAGGGCGTGGACGTGTTCTTCGACAACGTCGGCGGCGACCACCTCGAAGCCGCGCTCGACGTGATGAACGACGGCGGCCGGATCGCCCTGTGCGGCGCCATCACGAGCTACAACACGACCGAGCGCGTGCCCGGGCCCGACAACATGGCGAACATCATCACGCGCGGTCTCCGTCTCCAGGGCTTCACCCTGGCGAACTACCTGCACCTGTCGCCGGAGTTCAGCGAGAAGATGACCCGCTGGTTCGCAGAAGGGCGGATCGCCTACGACGAGACCATCGTCGACGGCATCGAGAACACGGTCGACGCGTTCCTCGACATGATGCGCGGAGCCAACACGGGGAAGATGCTCGTGCGCGTCACGCCCTCCGCCTGA